One Belonocnema kinseyi isolate 2016_QV_RU_SX_M_011 chromosome 6, B_treatae_v1, whole genome shotgun sequence genomic region harbors:
- the LOC117175548 gene encoding uncharacterized protein LOC117175548 encodes MILGAEVYSYVIEEGLRKGSLGTPTAPQTSLGWILSGFLSEEFSSSRHSLVGLQTTVDYELPNSLRRFVIQEDVPSTISEYSLAEEDFEQLFSSTHQLSHDGRYIVRLPLKDRSLNLGDSRAEAYRALIQRKRRFRRDPDLYKKYSDVIKDYSEFEKSSSTKLQVVFNASQHTDKGLSLNDLLHSVSKLQTELSDVILGWRMYPVIFTTDIEKMSLATEILNREVYVADNVDIAQE; translated from the exons ATGATTCTAGGGGCAGAGGTCTACTCCTATGTTATTGAAGAGGGGCTAAGAAAAGGTAGCTTAGGAACTCCAACCGCTCCACAAACTTCGTTAGGTTGGATTCTTTCAGGATTTTTATCAGAAGAGTTTTCTTCTTCCAGGCATTCTCTTGTTGGATTACAAACTACGGTAGATTATGAACTACCGAACTCACTACGGAGATTTGTAATCCAGGAGGACGTACCTTCGACCATTTCGGAATATAGTCTAGCCGAAGAGGATTTTGAGCAGCTTTTTTCCTCCACTCATCAACTTAGTCACGATGGACGCTACATCGTGCGCCTACCTCTAAAGGATCGCTCTCTTAATCTTGGAGATTCAAGAGCAGAAGCTTACCGGGCTCTCATCCAGAGAAAAAGACGTTTCCGGCGAGATCCTGACTTATACAAGAAATACTCTGATGTTATCAAGGACTACTCAGAGTTTG AGAAGAGCTCGAGCACTAAATTGCAAGTTGTTTTCAACGCTTCTCAACACACTGATAAAGGGCTATCCTTGAATGATCTCTTACATTCTGTATCCAAATTACAGACAGAACTATCGGATGTCATTCTAGGATGGAGGATGTATCCAGTCATCTTCACCACAGACATCGAGAAGATGTCCCTTGctactgaaattctaaatagGGAAGTCTATGTGGCTGATAATGTCGACATAGCTCAAGAATAG